A single window of Granulibacter bethesdensis DNA harbors:
- a CDS encoding nucleoside 2-deoxyribosyltransferase → MRRPIAYLAGPDVFMPDAPERAARKIAICEHYGLHARAPVAESGTVKLPPWERIFRANLVMMEACDMVIANLTPFRGASADAGTLVELGWFGGKGRPVYGYSNDVVPFASRSYAHITRCPDPVAGMEVEDFSLPDNLMIPGLLEEQGIALVLPEDGQSRDFASLDIFEHCVALVAAQHGMAPV, encoded by the coding sequence TTGCGCCGACCGATTGCCTATCTTGCCGGCCCTGATGTCTTCATGCCGGATGCGCCGGAGCGCGCAGCCCGTAAGATCGCCATCTGTGAGCATTACGGGTTGCATGCCCGCGCGCCGGTTGCCGAGAGTGGTACAGTGAAGCTGCCACCATGGGAACGGATTTTTCGGGCCAATCTGGTGATGATGGAGGCCTGCGACATGGTAATCGCTAATCTGACCCCGTTTCGCGGCGCTTCGGCGGATGCAGGGACGCTGGTGGAACTGGGCTGGTTCGGGGGTAAAGGACGGCCTGTTTACGGTTACAGCAACGATGTGGTGCCCTTTGCATCCCGCAGCTACGCTCATATCACCCGCTGTCCTGATCCTGTAGCGGGGATGGAGGTAGAGGATTTCAGTCTGCCAGATAATCTGATGATACCGGGTCTGCTGGAAGAGCAGGGTATCGCTCTGGTGCTGCCGGAGGATGGACAGAGCCGTGATTTCGCCAGTCTCGATATTTTCGAACATTGTGTGGCGCTGGTGGCAGCACAACATGGCATGGCTCCTGTCTGA
- a CDS encoding AsmA-like C-terminal region-containing protein, whose protein sequence is MRQWSGQAGWLLGRVIRLALQIAIGAAVLVSVGFVVLGVRLSHGPLDLTDILGRGLQGLARTGTDLPGGAAVSKAGGQGLVVRLPGRFAPFRIDIPYLVMTWDGWKHGPDAILDVQLRGTTIRDLRQPEISPDLARIGLIRVGVIPGLLLSRQPRVQTVLIEDTAIALPLSREGTVYAPSPDDFDPRHHLEAFRTWERRSWALLPDHLDVHRLKVAGRTEISAAPWRLEEVEASFHRGPALSVERNKVGDSSPPLDGSVQARLKAGGASTPLSLRVGDATLVQNGSDRNGLGIVFEAGMIPVSALADLSSQAKMLAAAEVPVGLRATALIGSDLAFKRASLDVQSQPGTVTIDNQMVKIRVLAARLDADMITGRTLLSSLTLGLEGDAGAAPVFRGSGSLEPVSEGRRHAQFHLDVGVLPLDGLPSLWPSRFAHGAHEWITQNMKVGRIESGTLTLMASVSENFRHPALDGIDGLLTIRNASIHWLRPVPPIQGMNGTVRVVDPHRLTIEAGGGRVPEYGIAVRHAVMEIAGLSEKDQQSVIQGDLSGSVPGLEKLLLHPRLHLLSDHPMDLGQPEGQFSGILNVALPLRKKVAMEDVAIASDGRISALVLHDVLAGRDLEEGDFNYDVSENGLSLTGHCVVANIPARIRAGMDFRHGPPQQVLEKVTIQAHAAMADLERLGIKSGKINLSGATDIEAAYNRHRSGKATVDLAADLTDLSAVIDRLGWQKSAGQPGNASASITLQGDHLSVVRNLQVSAPNLSLSGSAAGAAGGGTLLQFDTVQVGDSHLAGSILFPDRAGAPIQGRLTGGVIDLSHPLKRQGLRKSSYRRSDQVQDQKPGQPFQISGKLDRLIAVDQGAVLGMNIAIVNDGTLYRNVTVTGRDTAGGLFSFVIIPDGRGRVLDAQATDAGALLSTLDLTDEIINGRLTLHGRFDDTSPDHRLSGTAKLHQFSVRGAPAAAKVLQAMTLYGLVDALSGPGLPVNDLIAPFSLTDDELIFNDARAYTISLGGTMKGRIDLSGQTLALEGTIVPAYMFNTLPGHLPLVGKLFSPEKGGGVFAATYALSGSLQDPQVSLNPLATLTPGFLRGIFDYFRRPQ, encoded by the coding sequence GTGAGGCAGTGGAGTGGTCAAGCCGGATGGCTGCTCGGCAGGGTTATCCGTCTGGCATTGCAGATCGCCATCGGGGCCGCTGTGCTGGTTTCGGTCGGCTTCGTGGTGCTGGGGGTGCGCCTGTCGCATGGCCCACTCGATCTGACCGATATTCTCGGGCGCGGTTTACAGGGGTTGGCCCGGACCGGCACCGATCTGCCCGGCGGGGCGGCGGTCAGCAAAGCCGGAGGGCAAGGGCTGGTTGTGCGTCTGCCGGGAAGGTTTGCGCCTTTTCGCATTGATATTCCATATCTGGTGATGACATGGGATGGCTGGAAACACGGTCCCGATGCCATACTGGACGTGCAATTGCGTGGTACGACCATCCGGGATTTGCGCCAGCCGGAGATTTCGCCTGATCTGGCCCGGATCGGGCTGATTCGAGTCGGGGTGATACCCGGCCTGCTGCTGTCCCGCCAGCCGCGTGTGCAGACGGTGCTGATCGAGGATACCGCTATAGCACTGCCGCTTTCTCGCGAAGGGACGGTCTATGCTCCATCGCCTGATGATTTCGACCCTCGGCACCATCTGGAGGCGTTCAGAACATGGGAGCGCCGGAGCTGGGCGCTACTCCCCGATCATCTCGATGTTCATCGGCTGAAGGTGGCGGGCCGCACGGAAATTTCGGCGGCGCCGTGGCGTCTGGAGGAAGTAGAAGCCTCGTTCCACCGTGGACCTGCCTTATCGGTCGAGAGAAACAAGGTGGGTGATTCTTCGCCACCGCTGGATGGATCGGTTCAGGCCAGACTGAAGGCGGGAGGTGCTTCGACCCCCTTATCGTTGAGGGTCGGTGACGCGACGCTGGTACAAAACGGATCGGATCGAAACGGGCTGGGGATCGTGTTCGAGGCCGGGATGATTCCCGTTTCTGCTCTGGCTGACCTGTCTTCGCAGGCAAAAATGCTGGCTGCAGCTGAAGTTCCGGTTGGTCTGCGTGCAACCGCGCTGATTGGTTCTGATCTTGCTTTCAAAAGGGCGAGCCTTGATGTCCAGAGCCAGCCCGGCACCGTAACGATAGACAATCAGATGGTGAAGATACGGGTTTTGGCCGCCCGTCTCGATGCCGACATGATCACCGGGCGCACTCTTCTGTCTTCTCTGACACTGGGACTGGAAGGGGATGCGGGCGCCGCACCGGTTTTCAGAGGCAGTGGTAGTCTGGAGCCGGTCTCGGAAGGTCGCCGCCATGCGCAGTTCCATCTGGATGTCGGGGTTCTGCCGCTGGACGGGCTGCCATCCCTGTGGCCTTCCCGTTTTGCGCATGGTGCGCATGAATGGATCACCCAGAATATGAAGGTGGGCCGGATTGAATCCGGCACGCTCACCTTGATGGCTTCAGTCAGTGAGAATTTTCGCCATCCCGCGCTGGATGGGATCGATGGTCTTCTGACGATACGGAATGCTTCCATTCACTGGTTGCGTCCAGTACCGCCCATTCAGGGAATGAATGGCACGGTAAGGGTGGTTGACCCGCACCGGCTGACCATCGAGGCCGGAGGCGGTCGTGTGCCCGAATATGGGATCGCGGTCAGGCATGCAGTGATGGAGATCGCTGGATTGTCGGAGAAAGATCAGCAATCCGTCATTCAGGGTGATCTTTCAGGCAGCGTTCCAGGACTTGAGAAGCTTCTCTTGCATCCGAGACTGCATCTGCTCAGTGATCATCCGATGGATCTGGGGCAGCCGGAGGGACAATTCTCCGGCATTCTCAACGTGGCGCTGCCGTTGAGAAAAAAAGTCGCCATGGAGGATGTCGCCATAGCCTCCGACGGGCGCATCAGTGCTTTGGTTCTGCATGATGTATTGGCCGGGCGAGATCTGGAAGAGGGTGATTTTAACTATGACGTTTCGGAGAACGGTCTGTCATTGACCGGGCATTGCGTGGTGGCGAATATCCCTGCCCGGATCAGGGCAGGCATGGATTTCCGTCATGGACCGCCGCAGCAGGTGTTGGAGAAGGTGACCATTCAGGCGCATGCAGCGATGGCCGATCTGGAGCGCCTGGGGATAAAAAGTGGCAAGATCAATCTGTCGGGTGCCACCGATATCGAGGCTGCCTACAACCGTCATCGCAGCGGAAAGGCAACGGTCGATCTGGCGGCCGATCTGACTGATCTATCTGCCGTGATCGATCGGCTTGGCTGGCAGAAAAGCGCAGGGCAGCCAGGCAATGCCAGTGCCTCCATTACTCTTCAGGGCGATCATCTGTCCGTCGTGCGGAATCTTCAGGTGTCTGCCCCGAATTTGTCTCTTTCAGGCAGTGCGGCTGGTGCGGCTGGGGGCGGGACACTGCTTCAGTTCGATACGGTGCAGGTGGGTGACAGTCATCTTGCCGGCTCCATCCTGTTTCCGGACAGGGCGGGCGCACCCATTCAGGGCCGTCTTACAGGTGGCGTGATCGATCTCAGTCATCCATTGAAGCGTCAGGGATTGCGCAAATCCTCCTATCGACGCAGCGATCAGGTGCAGGATCAGAAACCAGGCCAGCCTTTTCAGATCAGCGGAAAGCTCGATCGGCTGATCGCCGTGGATCAGGGAGCAGTGCTCGGCATGAACATTGCCATCGTCAATGACGGCACGCTCTATCGCAATGTCACGGTGACGGGGCGAGATACGGCAGGTGGCCTGTTTTCTTTTGTTATCATTCCTGATGGCAGAGGAAGAGTGCTGGATGCACAGGCGACTGATGCGGGAGCTTTGCTGAGTACGCTCGATCTGACGGATGAGATTATCAATGGCCGCCTGACCCTGCATGGCCGCTTTGACGATACCAGCCCGGATCACCGGCTCAGTGGTACCGCAAAACTGCACCAGTTCAGTGTGCGTGGCGCACCCGCCGCTGCAAAGGTATTGCAGGCGATGACACTATACGGGCTGGTCGATGCACTGAGTGGTCCCGGCTTGCCGGTAAATGATCTGATTGCGCCGTTCAGCCTGACCGATGACGAGCTGATTTTCAATGATGCCCGTGCCTACACCATTTCGCTGGGAGGGACGATGAAAGGGCGTATTGACCTGTCCGGCCAGACGCTGGCGCTGGAAGGTACAATTGTGCCGGCTTATATGTTCAACACGCTGCCCGGCCATTTGCCGCTGGTAGGAAAATTGTTCAGTCCTGAAAAAGGCGGCGGCGTGTTTGCGGCAACCTATGCCCTGAGCGGCAGCTTGCAGGATCCACAGGTCAGCCTGAACCCTCTTGCGACTCTGACCCCCGGTTTTTTGCGCGGGATTTTCGACTATTTCAGACGACCGCAATGA
- a CDS encoding bifunctional [glutamine synthetase] adenylyltransferase/[glutamine synthetase]-adenylyl-L-tyrosine phosphorylase produces the protein MTDSLPPTRIDTPLTMGQASGGLLEACWPAPANHHAAERLLEQFAALGEAEAQALIHPVFRDMLRAVGGNSPYLSELALKESALLLETVAIGPGPSLDQIFSHLAAVPATTSRQPLAAALRTAKRQAALIIALGDTGGLFTLEQVTSALSTLAESTLRKAVAHLLNKEAAAGRIHLPDPSEAAAGSGFTVLGMGKLGARELNYSSDIDLILLYDPASQAGSQAESRDELGALFTRIARNIVALMESRNEGGAAGGYVFRTDLRLRPDPGATAPAISLPAALSYYESMGQNWERAAMSKARPVAGDLALGQMFLDAIRPFIWRRYLDFAAIADVHAMKRRIDTHRGNGRGTTPTSLLDRLAGFNLKLGQGGIREIEFLVQTLELVWGGRDPELREPRTLIALRLLVDRQHLVPDVARELAEAYRFLRMAEHRVQMVNDRQTHSLPAPGPYMAEQMQAIALFLGFPDTDTFGATLLHHVDRVRAHYRMLFESVPDGPDQANQLDFSGDGEPAATIEALQAMGYAKPPQVVEIVRAWHSGRLRALRSERARQLLTALLPSLLETFAHQSQPDAVLTRFDKLLAQLPAGIQILSLFQRNPALLERVARVLGAAPFLSDHLASVPGALEGLIIPGETPHQAVRQIVDALSDCRDLEEVIRALRETARQEDFRISVATMTGDMDVDEAGIVRTAMADGVINALLPHVMEDHVSRHGIIPNGGIAVVALGKAGGREMMAGSDLDLMMIYDHPEDIGESQPGDNPGTRPLPPSAYYTRAAQSFIAKLTAQGPGGPAFAVDMRLRPSGNQGPVAVSLSSFQRYHRESAWTWERMALTRARVIAGPEALCQRVREAIETALNRPVPAETIRADAATMRARIMREHPNPGPWDIRTRSGGQQEVEFIVQVLQLIHGPANPSVRATSTRDAVRQLHQAGFLSAEDMELLIHADHLGRGVQGLLRITLGRTARARLPAASAEALVDALAEPGVTDEDTLRDRLDDISQRVRGAFIHHIGDIPVPEQSR, from the coding sequence GTGACCGACAGCCTGCCTCCCACGAGGATCGACACGCCCTTGACCATGGGACAGGCATCGGGTGGCCTGCTGGAGGCATGTTGGCCTGCCCCCGCCAATCATCATGCCGCAGAGCGGTTGCTGGAACAGTTTGCTGCGCTGGGGGAAGCCGAGGCTCAGGCGCTTATACATCCCGTCTTCCGTGACATGTTGAGGGCGGTGGGAGGGAACAGCCCCTATTTGTCCGAACTGGCCCTGAAAGAATCTGCCCTGTTGCTGGAGACTGTGGCGATCGGTCCCGGACCCAGTCTGGACCAGATTTTCTCCCATCTCGCCGCTGTACCGGCCACGACGTCCCGTCAGCCTCTGGCTGCGGCACTGAGGACGGCCAAACGGCAGGCGGCGCTGATCATTGCGCTGGGCGATACGGGAGGATTGTTCACCCTTGAACAAGTCACCTCCGCCCTCTCCACCCTTGCAGAGAGCACGTTGCGCAAGGCCGTGGCACATCTGCTGAACAAAGAGGCTGCTGCCGGTCGCATTCATCTTCCAGACCCGTCGGAGGCTGCTGCCGGCAGCGGTTTCACCGTGCTCGGCATGGGCAAGCTCGGTGCGCGGGAATTGAACTATTCCAGTGATATCGACCTCATTCTTCTTTACGATCCTGCTTCCCAGGCCGGATCTCAGGCCGAGTCGCGGGATGAGTTGGGCGCCCTGTTTACACGGATTGCCCGGAATATCGTCGCCCTGATGGAAAGTCGCAATGAAGGCGGCGCAGCCGGGGGATACGTGTTCCGCACAGATCTGCGTCTGCGCCCCGACCCCGGCGCCACGGCCCCTGCCATCTCCCTGCCCGCCGCCCTCAGCTATTACGAAAGTATGGGCCAGAACTGGGAACGGGCCGCCATGTCCAAGGCACGCCCTGTCGCGGGTGACCTCGCACTGGGTCAGATGTTTCTGGATGCCATCCGGCCCTTCATCTGGCGTCGCTATCTGGATTTCGCTGCCATAGCCGACGTCCATGCCATGAAACGCCGTATCGATACCCATCGCGGCAACGGGCGCGGCACGACCCCCACCTCTCTGTTGGACCGACTGGCCGGGTTCAATCTGAAGCTCGGCCAGGGCGGTATCCGCGAGATCGAGTTTCTGGTGCAAACCCTCGAACTGGTATGGGGGGGCCGCGATCCGGAACTGCGTGAGCCACGCACCCTGATCGCCCTGCGCCTGCTGGTCGATCGTCAACACCTGGTCCCCGATGTCGCAAGGGAACTGGCGGAGGCCTACCGCTTTCTGCGCATGGCCGAGCACCGGGTCCAGATGGTCAATGATCGTCAGACCCATTCCCTGCCCGCGCCCGGACCCTATATGGCCGAGCAGATGCAGGCCATCGCCCTGTTCCTCGGCTTTCCCGATACGGACACCTTTGGTGCGACCTTGCTGCATCATGTAGATCGGGTACGCGCCCATTACCGTATGCTGTTCGAGAGCGTACCGGACGGGCCTGATCAGGCCAATCAACTCGATTTCAGCGGTGACGGCGAACCGGCAGCCACGATCGAGGCTTTGCAAGCCATGGGATATGCAAAGCCGCCCCAGGTGGTCGAAATCGTCCGTGCCTGGCATAGCGGGCGGCTGCGCGCCTTGCGCTCGGAACGGGCGAGGCAGCTTCTGACTGCCCTGCTGCCCAGCCTGTTGGAAACATTCGCCCACCAGAGCCAGCCCGATGCCGTGTTGACCCGTTTCGATAAATTGTTGGCACAACTTCCCGCAGGCATACAGATTCTCTCGCTGTTCCAGCGCAATCCTGCGCTGCTGGAGCGGGTGGCACGGGTATTGGGGGCTGCCCCTTTTCTCTCCGATCATCTGGCCAGTGTACCAGGCGCATTGGAGGGGCTGATCATCCCCGGGGAAACGCCTCACCAGGCTGTCCGGCAGATTGTGGATGCGCTCAGTGACTGCCGCGATCTGGAGGAAGTCATCCGAGCCCTGCGCGAAACCGCGCGGCAGGAGGATTTCCGTATTTCCGTCGCCACTATGACCGGAGATATGGATGTGGATGAAGCCGGAATCGTCCGCACCGCAATGGCGGACGGCGTCATCAACGCCCTGCTGCCTCATGTGATGGAGGACCACGTGTCCCGCCATGGCATCATCCCGAATGGCGGGATCGCCGTGGTTGCCCTCGGCAAGGCGGGCGGACGGGAGATGATGGCCGGCTCCGATCTCGATCTGATGATGATCTATGATCATCCGGAAGATATCGGCGAAAGTCAGCCCGGCGACAATCCGGGCACGCGCCCATTGCCACCCAGCGCCTACTACACACGGGCGGCACAGAGCTTTATTGCCAAACTGACCGCACAGGGACCGGGCGGCCCCGCTTTCGCGGTAGATATGCGCCTGCGCCCTTCCGGTAATCAGGGACCGGTGGCTGTGTCCCTCTCCTCCTTCCAGCGTTACCATCGGGAAAGCGCGTGGACCTGGGAACGGATGGCCCTGACCCGCGCCCGTGTCATTGCCGGCCCTGAAGCCCTGTGCCAGCGGGTGAGGGAGGCAATCGAAACCGCACTGAACCGGCCTGTCCCCGCCGAGACGATCCGTGCCGATGCCGCCACAATGCGCGCGAGGATCATGCGGGAACATCCCAATCCCGGCCCGTGGGATATCCGTACCCGGTCCGGTGGACAGCAGGAGGTAGAGTTCATCGTTCAGGTTCTGCAGTTGATTCACGGTCCGGCCAACCCATCGGTGCGTGCCACCTCAACGCGTGACGCTGTCCGACAGCTGCATCAGGCCGGTTTTCTGTCGGCAGAAGATATGGAACTGTTGATCCACGCCGACCATCTGGGTCGCGGTGTTCAAGGTCTGCTGCGGATCACGCTGGGCCGGACGGCGCGGGCCAGACTGCCTGCAGCATCGGCCGAGGCGCTGGTGGACGCTCTGGCCGAGCCGGGAGTCACCGATGAAGATACACTGAGGGATCGTCTCGATGACATCAGCCAGCGGGTGCGGGGGGCGTTCATCCACCATATCGGCGATATTCCTGTGCCCGAGCAGAGTCGATGA
- the bcp gene encoding thioredoxin-dependent thiol peroxidase: MSTLAEGDTAPDFTLPASRGRTASLSSLRGKPVVVYFYPKADTSGCTKEACAFQEALPALGKSGLTVIGISRDKMKAIDAFADKYALDFPLASDENGTVSEAYGTWIEKSMYGRSYMGLDRATFLIDAEGRIARIWRKVKVTGHVKQVTAAVAEL; the protein is encoded by the coding sequence ATGAGCACTCTTGCCGAAGGTGATACCGCCCCGGACTTCACCCTGCCCGCCAGCCGGGGCCGCACGGCCAGCCTTTCCTCACTGCGGGGCAAACCGGTCGTGGTCTACTTCTATCCCAAGGCCGATACATCGGGTTGCACCAAGGAAGCCTGCGCCTTTCAGGAGGCCCTGCCCGCGCTGGGGAAGAGCGGCCTGACCGTCATCGGCATATCGCGTGACAAGATGAAGGCCATCGATGCCTTCGCCGATAAATATGCGCTCGATTTCCCGCTGGCCTCCGATGAGAACGGCACGGTTTCAGAAGCGTACGGAACGTGGATCGAAAAATCCATGTATGGACGCAGCTATATGGGTCTGGATCGCGCCACTTTCCTGATCGACGCGGAGGGACGCATCGCCCGCATCTGGCGCAAGGTGAAAGTCACCGGCCATGTCAAACAGGTGACGGCGGCAGTGGCAGAACTTTGA
- a CDS encoding APC family permease produces the protein MADKASWLQAAMRCRNIALAGGEVSFSTGKERLSRTIGLWRLAMIGVGATIGTGIFVALATAVPKAGPGTILAFVIAGLTAALTALCYAEVASTIPEAGSSYSYTYVTMGEVAAFLVGACLLLEYGVAASAIAVGWAQYLNQLLGDTIGLTLPHAITAAPGSGGYINLPALVLVILCAGLLSRGVAESSTVNAVLVGMKLLVLLLFAVIALSAFHVRHLTPFMPLGLSGVGSAAATVFFSYVGIDTICTAAEEVKDPGRTVPRAILLCLGIVSLVYMVVAVAAIGAQPWTRFAGQEAGLAVILEQVTGSVWPSMLLCIGALVSIFSVTLVTIYGQTRILFVMSRDGLMPPVFHHVDPGSHAPLANTWIVAAAVAALAALFPLDMLANLTSMGTLIAFLTVSAGLIVLRRRYGDLPCCYRVPFYPWVPLLSVVCCLYLIVLLPSVTLAFFAGWIAVALVFYLTYAMHHSVLARPVKVLPLPPSPV, from the coding sequence ATGGCTGACAAAGCGTCCTGGCTTCAGGCTGCCATGAGATGTCGGAATATTGCCCTTGCGGGGGGTGAGGTATCCTTCTCCACCGGCAAGGAGAGGCTGTCGCGCACGATCGGCCTTTGGCGTCTGGCGATGATTGGCGTTGGGGCGACCATCGGCACCGGAATTTTCGTTGCCTTGGCGACGGCAGTGCCGAAAGCCGGGCCGGGGACCATATTGGCCTTCGTGATCGCAGGGCTGACAGCGGCGCTGACGGCGCTTTGCTATGCGGAAGTTGCCTCCACCATACCAGAGGCCGGTTCCTCCTACTCCTACACCTATGTGACGATGGGAGAGGTCGCGGCTTTTCTGGTCGGGGCCTGTCTGCTGCTGGAATATGGCGTTGCGGCCTCCGCCATTGCGGTGGGCTGGGCGCAGTATCTGAACCAGCTTCTGGGCGACACAATTGGCCTGACATTGCCGCATGCGATTACCGCAGCACCGGGCAGTGGAGGCTATATCAACCTGCCCGCGCTTGTGCTGGTCATACTCTGTGCGGGTTTGCTGTCACGGGGCGTTGCGGAATCCAGCACGGTCAACGCCGTTCTGGTGGGCATGAAGTTGCTGGTTCTGCTGCTGTTTGCGGTGATCGCACTCTCTGCCTTTCATGTGCGGCATCTGACCCCGTTCATGCCTTTGGGTCTCAGCGGTGTCGGCAGTGCTGCCGCGACAGTGTTTTTCTCCTATGTCGGCATCGATACGATCTGCACCGCGGCCGAGGAGGTGAAAGATCCGGGTCGTACGGTGCCGCGCGCTATCCTGTTGTGTCTAGGCATCGTCTCGCTTGTCTACATGGTGGTCGCTGTGGCGGCGATCGGCGCGCAACCATGGACACGTTTTGCCGGTCAGGAGGCCGGACTGGCCGTGATACTGGAGCAGGTGACCGGCTCCGTTTGGCCTTCCATGCTGTTATGCATCGGTGCCCTGGTGTCGATTTTCAGCGTGACGCTGGTAACGATATATGGCCAGACCCGCATTCTGTTCGTGATGAGCCGTGATGGTCTGATGCCGCCGGTGTTTCATCATGTCGATCCGGGCAGCCATGCCCCACTGGCCAATACATGGATCGTGGCAGCGGCGGTTGCGGCTCTGGCAGCGCTTTTTCCACTCGATATGCTTGCCAATTTGACCAGCATGGGAACGCTGATCGCATTTCTGACCGTCTCGGCAGGGCTGATCGTCCTGCGGCGTCGCTATGGCGATCTGCCCTGCTGTTATCGTGTGCCATTCTATCCATGGGTGCCACTGCTCAGCGTGGTGTGCTGTCTCTATCTGATCGTGCTGCTGCCATCTGTCACACTGGCTTTCTTTGCGGGCTGGATCGCGGTGGCGCTGGTGTTCTACCTTACCTACGCCATGCACCATTCGGTGTTGGCGAGACCGGTCAAAGTTCTGCCACTGCCGCCGTCACCTGTTTGA
- a CDS encoding sulfite oxidase heme-binding subunit YedZ, translating into MERMPRQGWVPWHDRAGRFSLLRLMVLLFLLYPAAHLLKNGLYQELGAEPLKAALHETGRWTIRFLLVSLAITPLREALSWPRLLIVRRMIGVGTACYALLHLALYGAYENGRLWLICSEIGSHFYLLIGFVALCGLVVLAVTSTDSWMRRLGRRWKKLHRAVYVLVILALMHGFIQAKIDISQEAVWSGIFCALMAWRLWPRQHRGWGAAILLSLAAIPATALLEAAWYGLVRGLNWQLVLGANWPPDLATAWRMMITLGPRPAWEVAVLACMMIAAVSYRRWFVSRQQWKAAERNG; encoded by the coding sequence ATGGAACGCATGCCCCGACAAGGGTGGGTGCCATGGCATGACCGTGCGGGGCGTTTTTCTTTACTGCGCCTGATGGTTTTGCTGTTCCTGCTGTATCCGGCGGCCCATCTGCTGAAGAACGGCCTTTATCAGGAATTAGGGGCCGAGCCGTTGAAGGCGGCTCTGCATGAGACGGGGCGGTGGACGATCCGCTTCCTGCTGGTCTCGCTGGCGATCACCCCCTTGCGGGAGGCTCTGTCATGGCCCCGCCTGTTGATCGTGCGGCGCATGATCGGGGTGGGAACGGCGTGTTATGCGCTGCTGCATCTGGCGCTGTATGGAGCGTATGAGAATGGACGCCTCTGGCTGATATGCTCCGAAATTGGCAGCCATTTTTACCTGCTTATCGGGTTTGTGGCGCTGTGCGGGCTTGTCGTGCTGGCGGTGACATCCACGGATTCATGGATGCGCAGGCTGGGACGGCGGTGGAAAAAATTGCATCGTGCCGTGTATGTGCTGGTCATACTGGCGCTGATGCATGGCTTTATTCAGGCCAAGATCGATATCTCGCAGGAGGCTGTCTGGAGCGGGATATTTTGTGCGCTCATGGCATGGCGTTTATGGCCTCGCCAGCACCGGGGATGGGGGGCCGCTATTCTCCTGTCTCTGGCGGCCATTCCGGCTACGGCCCTGCTTGAAGCCGCATGGTATGGGCTGGTGCGTGGTTTGAACTGGCAGCTTGTACTGGGCGCAAACTGGCCGCCCGATCTGGCGACGGCATGGCGCATGATGATCACGCTTGGCCCGCGTCCGGCTTGGGAAGTGGCAGTACTCGCCTGCATGATGATAGCTGCCGTGTCATACCGCCGCTGGTTCGTCTCACGGCAACAGTGGAAGGCGGCAGAAAGGAATGGCTGA
- the aat gene encoding leucyl/phenylalanyl-tRNA--protein transferase: MSRRAFEITPELILQAYRAGLFPMAETREGARLYWLDPEERGILPLDGFHLPRRLLRTVMAERFEVRIDSDFPAVIHACAAPRRGRMDSWINAEIKRLFIDLHRIGHAHSVEAWQDGKLVGGLYGVVLGAVFFGESMFSTVRDASKVALTHLVARLRLGGFRLLDTQFVTTHLTQFGAMEVSREAYRQRLAACVDIRADWIATPPHALLVHAFRELAGKERNDHGP; the protein is encoded by the coding sequence ATGTCGCGACGCGCCTTCGAGATCACTCCGGAGCTGATATTACAGGCCTATCGTGCAGGTCTGTTCCCCATGGCCGAAACCCGGGAGGGTGCGCGTCTTTACTGGCTTGATCCGGAAGAGCGCGGCATTCTGCCACTGGACGGGTTTCATCTCCCGCGCCGTTTGTTGCGCACTGTCATGGCCGAGCGGTTCGAGGTTCGGATCGACAGTGACTTTCCTGCCGTGATCCATGCCTGTGCGGCACCACGCCGGGGGCGGATGGATAGTTGGATCAACGCTGAAATCAAGCGGCTTTTCATCGACCTTCATCGAATTGGTCATGCACATTCTGTCGAGGCATGGCAGGACGGAAAGCTGGTGGGTGGCCTGTATGGTGTGGTGCTGGGCGCTGTGTTCTTCGGTGAAAGCATGTTCAGCACGGTGCGTGATGCATCGAAGGTCGCGTTGACACATCTGGTGGCCCGTTTGCGGCTGGGCGGGTTCCGGCTGCTGGACACGCAGTTTGTCACCACGCATCTGACACAGTTTGGTGCCATGGAAGTCTCCCGGGAAGCATATAGGCAGCGACTGGCGGCTTGCGTGGATATCCGGGCAGACTGGATCGCGACTCCGCCACACGCTTTGCTTGTTCATGCGTTCAGGGAATTGGCAGGCAAGGAAAGGAATGATCATGGCCCATGA